From the genome of Anaplasma ovis str. Haibei, one region includes:
- the dnaX gene encoding DNA polymerase III subunit gamma/tau produces the protein MNLALKYRPRSFDDLVGQDVLVRILRNAFTIGSLSSPILMVGASGVGKTTCARIVSLCLNCVSGPTPDPCGTCHECVSIKNSTNPDVIEIDAASNTGVDDIRVLLENSSYLPTSSRYKVYIIDEVHMLSISAFNALLKTLEDPAEHVRFVMATTEVRKVPVTVASRCHRLDLFKLTTDQLFTHLVEIAKKEGIEHDGDGLRLIAENASGSVRNALFLLEQSAIYTKSKIHVSEVRALLGCVDKSLTEDLVKCILLADAPSALEVFKKLCSQSLPVSILEGVQLIVYELCVASVNEEHKFDLGRGLLSTVRSGSTPFLSRVWQTLTHGLQEVKNADDAQRAGEMMVIRLCYLSDLPSPQKIAELLLSKSREGALMNTVKKKVEGATTYSYGTPELESHAVGGTSNEGAGPGQGATSEGTSDQRAADSEHCAEHMKKNGVNTHNKVYNPEEDEAVMGVMRDFEGASVVGCYDLVSE, from the coding sequence GTGAATTTAGCTCTTAAGTACAGGCCACGCAGCTTCGATGATCTCGTGGGCCAGGACGTTCTGGTGCGGATCTTAAGGAACGCGTTCACTATCGGCTCTCTGAGCTCCCCTATCTTGATGGTGGGGGCAAGCGGAGTCGGCAAGACCACATGTGCCAGGATAGTCTCACTTTGCCTTAACTGCGTTAGCGGCCCTACCCCGGATCCCTGCGGGACGTGCCATGAGTGCGTTTCCATAAAAAACTCTACCAACCCGGATGTTATCGAGATAGACGCGGCCAGCAACACGGGCGTGGACGATATCAGGGTGCTGTTAGAAAACTCTAGTTACCTTCCTACCTCATCCAGGTACAAAGTTTATATCATTGATGAAGTGCACATGCTTTCCATAAGCGCCTTCAATGCCCTATTGAAGACTTTAGAAGACCCTGCGGAGCATGTGAGGTTTGTCATGGCCACAACGGAGGTTAGAAAAGTTCCAGTCACCGTGGCTTCAAGGTGCCACAGGCTGGACCTATTCAAACTTACAACCGATCAACTCTTCACTCATTTGGTTGAAATTGCCAAGAAGGAAGGAATAGAACATGATGGAGACGGGTTGCGGCTTATAGCGGAGAATGCTTCTGGATCAGTGCGGAATGCCCTATTCCTCTTAGAGCAGTCTGCAATCTATACGAAAAGCAAAATTCACGTTAGCGAAGTTAGAGCACTGCTTGGATGTGTGGATAAGAGTCTCACCGAAGATTTAGTCAAGTGTATCCTGCTCGCTGATGCTCCATCGGCACTTGAAGTTTTCAAGAAATTGTGCTCCCAAAGCCTGCCGGTTTCCATATTGGAGGGGGTTCAACTGATAGTATACGAGCTTTGCGTTGCTTCGGTAAACGAGGAGCACAAATTTGACTTAGGGCGCGGGCTACTGTCTACTGTCAGGTCCGGCTCTACCCCGTTTCTCTCCAGAGTGTGGCAAACCCTAACACATGGGTTGCAAGAGGTTAAAAATGCCGATGACGCGCAGCGTGCTGGGGAAATGATGGTAATAAGGTTGTGTTACCTCAGTGATCTACCATCTCCGCAGAAGATTGCTGAGTTGCTACTCTCTAAAAGTCGGGAAGGGGCTCTGATGAACACCGTTAAAAAAAAAGTTGAGGGTGCAACCACATATAGCTACGGAACACCGGAGTTGGAATCCCATGCCGTAGGGGGCACAAGTAACGAGGGTGCCGGCCCTGGCCAGGGTGCAACCAGTGAGGGTACCTCCGACCAACGGGCGGCCGACAGCGAGCACTGTGCTGAGCACATGAAAAAAAATGGTGTCAACACTCATAACAAGGTGTACAATCCGGAAGAAGATGAGGCTGTCATGGGCGTGATGAGGGATTTTGAGGGCGCATCAGTCGTTGGTTGCTATGATTTGGTGTCTGAGTAG
- a CDS encoding YbaB/EbfC family nucleoid-associated protein, giving the protein MPFDDQKFFDLQNAIKKKLGELRVHQEPKSFDGQSLGGRVHVKIVLSNFLEYKVQEVRVDPSVLEGEAFMVEDLIKAAFDDAFRKSVEHNKGLISSLMSFHF; this is encoded by the coding sequence ATGCCCTTTGATGACCAGAAGTTTTTCGATCTCCAGAATGCTATAAAGAAGAAACTTGGTGAGCTTCGCGTGCACCAGGAGCCCAAGTCTTTTGACGGGCAGTCGCTGGGTGGTAGGGTGCACGTCAAGATAGTGCTATCCAACTTTTTAGAGTACAAAGTTCAGGAAGTAAGGGTTGATCCTTCAGTGCTGGAAGGCGAAGCTTTTATGGTGGAAGACCTAATCAAAGCCGCATTCGATGACGCGTTTAGGAAGTCAGTAGAACACAACAAGGGTCTCATAAGTTCGCTAATGTCTTTCCATTTCTAG
- a CDS encoding aspartate-semialdehyde dehydrogenase, with the protein MSRIAVVGATGNVGRLVLKVLSERGFSADGVVALSSAESAGKRLSYGENSEIRCGSLDEYDFHGSELAIFATSDAVSERYVGRAVQCGCVAIDSSSCYRMDDDVPLVIPEVNKGSIASYTNRNIIASPNCSTTQMLVALNPLRAVARIKRVVVSTYQSVSGAGRGAMSELYDQTKAMFINKKPEPSEFPRQISFNCIPHVGEFLEDGSTTEEWKMSAETKKIMEEDIKVAATCVRVPVFVCHSQALNIEFHSAISVEEAYEVLSEAPGVLVLGNESSMKYVTPIDCVDDDAVYISRIREDATVPYGLSMWVISDNLRKGAASNLVQIAQILVEEYL; encoded by the coding sequence ATGAGTCGTATAGCTGTAGTTGGAGCTACTGGGAATGTAGGGAGGTTGGTGCTAAAAGTGCTGAGCGAACGCGGGTTCTCTGCTGATGGTGTAGTGGCGCTTTCCTCAGCCGAATCTGCGGGTAAGCGCCTGAGTTATGGTGAGAATTCTGAAATTCGGTGTGGCAGCCTGGATGAGTACGATTTCCACGGGTCTGAGTTAGCCATTTTTGCTACCAGCGATGCGGTATCGGAGAGGTATGTCGGCAGAGCGGTGCAGTGTGGTTGTGTGGCTATTGATAGCTCGTCCTGCTACCGCATGGATGATGACGTTCCGCTGGTTATTCCGGAAGTAAATAAGGGCTCCATAGCCTCATATACCAATAGAAATATCATTGCAAGCCCGAACTGCTCAACCACGCAGATGCTGGTGGCACTTAATCCACTGCGTGCTGTGGCTAGAATAAAGCGGGTAGTGGTGTCAACATACCAATCTGTTTCCGGTGCTGGAAGGGGTGCGATGTCTGAGTTGTATGACCAGACTAAAGCCATGTTTATCAACAAAAAGCCGGAACCGAGCGAGTTTCCCAGGCAGATATCTTTCAATTGCATTCCGCATGTGGGCGAGTTTTTAGAAGATGGTTCCACAACTGAAGAATGGAAGATGTCTGCTGAGACGAAAAAGATTATGGAAGAGGACATAAAGGTTGCTGCGACTTGTGTCAGGGTTCCCGTATTCGTGTGTCACTCACAGGCCTTGAATATTGAGTTTCACAGCGCAATTTCCGTTGAGGAGGCATATGAGGTGTTGAGCGAGGCGCCGGGTGTTCTTGTGCTCGGCAACGAAAGCAGCATGAAATACGTAACCCCGATCGATTGTGTTGATGATGATGCAGTATATATTTCTAGAATCCGTGAGGATGCAACGGTACCCTACGGACTGAGTATGTGGGTAATATCTGACAACCTGAGGAAAGGCGCTGCATCTAACTTAGTGCAGATAGCTCAGATTTTGGTCGAAGAATACCTCTAG
- a CDS encoding Bax inhibitor-1 family protein encodes MNDYSAQFQSAYYCAGLRSYLVKVYNYMAAALGLTGVVALMTSFSHGLMSVLYGTPLHWVVSLAPIVMVFFLSSRVHSMSVQAVFAVFFGFAATMGLSLSYMFMVYTAHSIARVFFISSAMFGAMAFYGNTTKRDLSKFGTFLIMGVVGILIASVVNIFMASGPLHFAISVVAVVVFTAMTAFDAQRIKDMYYRFNDGSEVTSSKMAVMGATSLYFNYINIFLSLLHLMGDRK; translated from the coding sequence ATGAATGATTACAGTGCCCAGTTCCAGAGCGCTTATTACTGCGCGGGGCTCAGGAGCTACTTGGTTAAGGTGTATAACTACATGGCTGCAGCCCTGGGGCTTACCGGTGTTGTTGCTTTGATGACCTCCTTTTCTCACGGATTAATGAGTGTTCTTTACGGGACCCCGCTGCATTGGGTAGTGTCTCTCGCTCCGATCGTCATGGTGTTCTTTCTCTCTTCCAGGGTACACAGCATGAGTGTGCAGGCGGTGTTTGCGGTGTTTTTCGGGTTTGCCGCCACGATGGGGCTTTCCCTCTCGTACATGTTTATGGTGTATACTGCACACAGCATAGCTAGGGTTTTCTTTATATCCTCCGCCATGTTCGGTGCGATGGCGTTCTACGGCAATACAACCAAGAGGGACCTATCTAAGTTTGGTACTTTCCTCATTATGGGGGTTGTTGGAATATTAATAGCCTCAGTGGTGAACATATTCATGGCAAGCGGTCCGTTGCATTTTGCTATATCAGTGGTTGCTGTGGTAGTGTTCACTGCTATGACAGCTTTTGATGCTCAGCGCATAAAAGATATGTACTACCGGTTTAATGACGGTTCTGAGGTTACTTCCAGTAAGATGGCCGTTATGGGTGCAACCAGCCTGTACTTTAACTATATAAATATTTTTCTCAGCCTCTTGCATCTCATGGGGGATCGCAAGTAA
- the tsaE gene encoding tRNA (adenosine(37)-N6)-threonylcarbamoyltransferase complex ATPase subunit type 1 TsaE, whose protein sequence is MCPPTQRGGKAVSYHPHLNLDALRGVAATLSRSLAGDMVVAVSGDLGVGKTEFCRAIILELSSASFLGSPTFGIIHEYECPGGFFLYHVDLYRLSSVKEVQEAGVFDVLAGNLVLIEWPGILGGCVKFDLELNITYSSEGNDMRDIVITRGNS, encoded by the coding sequence ATGTGTCCCCCTACACAACGAGGGGGCAAGGCTGTTTCCTATCACCCGCACCTTAACCTTGATGCATTGCGTGGGGTGGCGGCCACCCTTTCCAGGTCCCTGGCAGGGGATATGGTGGTCGCTGTTAGTGGAGACCTGGGCGTCGGGAAGACTGAGTTTTGTAGGGCGATTATTCTTGAGTTGTCGAGCGCCAGCTTTCTCGGTAGTCCCACGTTCGGTATAATCCACGAGTATGAGTGCCCTGGTGGGTTCTTTCTGTACCACGTAGATTTATATAGACTATCTTCCGTTAAAGAAGTTCAGGAGGCTGGTGTTTTTGATGTTCTGGCTGGCAATTTGGTGCTTATCGAGTGGCCTGGAATTCTCGGTGGTTGCGTGAAGTTTGATTTGGAGCTCAACATAACTTACTCCAGTGAGGGTAACGATATGCGTGATATTGTGATAACACGGGGAAACTCCTGA
- the infC gene encoding translation initiation factor IF-3 yields the protein MERKGPRINELITAKKVRLVDEEGSMVGVVDIDEAIARAREAELDLVEVVSEGEYPVCKIFNYSKQKYNKKKSGGPKRGRSSSLKELKFRLNIEDNDYNIKLNNLKGFIEKGNKVKVSIRFVGRELQYKEVGLGILDRLVNDTEGVARPESSPRMDGNVMSMVFGSKGGSSGSSSSLQ from the coding sequence GTGGAGAGAAAAGGGCCGAGGATTAACGAATTAATAACCGCCAAGAAAGTTAGACTCGTTGATGAGGAAGGTTCCATGGTTGGCGTAGTCGACATAGATGAGGCTATCGCCAGGGCTCGGGAAGCGGAGCTAGATCTGGTTGAGGTAGTTAGTGAGGGGGAGTACCCAGTATGTAAGATATTCAACTACAGCAAGCAGAAGTACAACAAGAAGAAGTCTGGGGGGCCGAAGAGAGGCAGGTCTTCGTCGCTCAAAGAACTTAAGTTCAGGCTAAACATCGAGGATAACGACTATAACATCAAGCTTAATAACCTTAAGGGATTCATAGAGAAGGGCAACAAGGTTAAGGTGTCCATAAGGTTCGTTGGGCGCGAACTTCAGTATAAAGAAGTTGGGCTAGGAATTCTAGATCGCCTGGTGAATGACACTGAGGGGGTAGCTAGGCCGGAATCCTCCCCAAGAATGGATGGGAACGTGATGAGCATGGTGTTTGGTAGCAAGGGCGGCAGTAGTGGGTCGTCTTCCTCGCTGCAGTAG
- the thrS gene encoding threonine--tRNA ligase, translating into MINITTSFPKKAVAAFHKHVTGSEVASAMFPDIVESIVALLVDGNLQDLATPISKDSAVDPVTIESNTGVDIIRHDAAHIMARAIREIFPDTKLAIGPTIENGFYYDLDLSHSLSEKEFEAIERKMADIIAKDERFVREVWPRERAIKFFEGLGERYKLEILSKVPVGEEITVYKHGEFVDLCRGPHAPSARYVKAFKLTKISGAYWLGDQKNKMLQRVYGTAWHSSEALASYLHTMQEAEKRDHRKIAKDLGWFHIQNEALGQVFWHDKGWTIYLIIEEYIRRKLKKHGYHEVKTPIMLDRKLWEKSGHWEKFKENMFVVEDDKKELAIKPMNCPCHVQIFKSKIRSYKELPIRMAEFGMCHRNEPSGSLYGLMRVRGFTQDDAHIFCTHEQVRDEVLQFYKLLMEVYRDFGFDSVVVKLSDRPENRIGSDEIWDRSEQSLMEPMDALGVKYAINKGEGAFYGPKLEFTLKDSIGREWQCGTVQLDFVLPGRLDAYYMGEDGKKHTPVIIHRAILGTIERFIGILIEHYAGNIPAWLAPVQLEILTVSGEVEEYARGLMEMALQENVRVELNSTGENISHKIRKAIFNKVPIVWVVGKSEASDCCVSVRRYGSGETCRMAAGKALKTLLTCVSMR; encoded by the coding sequence ATGATAAACATTACCACCTCTTTTCCCAAAAAGGCAGTAGCAGCGTTTCATAAGCATGTTACGGGCTCTGAGGTGGCATCGGCCATGTTCCCCGATATAGTAGAATCTATAGTTGCACTGCTTGTTGATGGAAATTTACAAGATCTCGCAACTCCAATAAGCAAAGATAGTGCTGTTGACCCGGTGACAATAGAAAGCAACACCGGGGTGGATATAATTAGGCACGATGCGGCCCACATTATGGCTAGGGCGATAAGAGAGATCTTCCCTGACACTAAGTTGGCAATAGGCCCTACTATCGAGAATGGATTCTATTATGACCTTGACCTCTCTCATAGCCTATCCGAGAAAGAATTTGAGGCCATAGAGAGAAAGATGGCAGATATTATTGCCAAAGACGAAAGGTTTGTCAGGGAAGTTTGGCCCAGGGAACGCGCGATAAAGTTCTTTGAGGGTTTGGGTGAGCGCTACAAATTGGAAATCCTATCCAAAGTTCCTGTCGGAGAGGAAATCACTGTCTACAAACACGGAGAGTTCGTGGACCTTTGCAGGGGGCCACATGCTCCATCTGCCAGGTACGTCAAAGCATTTAAACTCACCAAAATTTCCGGGGCATATTGGCTCGGAGACCAAAAAAACAAAATGTTGCAGCGCGTTTACGGCACTGCGTGGCATAGCAGCGAAGCGCTTGCGTCCTATCTACACACTATGCAAGAAGCAGAAAAGAGAGATCATAGAAAAATAGCCAAAGATTTGGGATGGTTTCACATACAAAATGAAGCGCTAGGTCAGGTGTTCTGGCATGACAAAGGGTGGACAATATACCTCATAATCGAAGAATACATAAGGCGCAAACTCAAGAAGCACGGGTATCATGAGGTAAAAACTCCGATAATGCTCGATAGAAAGCTGTGGGAAAAGTCGGGCCATTGGGAGAAGTTTAAAGAAAACATGTTCGTAGTGGAGGATGACAAGAAAGAACTCGCTATAAAGCCGATGAACTGCCCATGCCACGTGCAGATATTTAAATCGAAGATAAGAAGCTATAAGGAGCTGCCTATCCGTATGGCGGAGTTTGGTATGTGCCACAGAAACGAGCCCTCGGGTTCGCTCTACGGGCTCATGAGAGTTAGGGGGTTTACACAAGATGATGCGCACATATTCTGCACGCACGAGCAGGTTAGAGACGAAGTGCTGCAATTTTACAAGCTACTCATGGAGGTATATAGGGATTTTGGTTTCGATAGCGTCGTAGTAAAACTCTCAGATCGTCCAGAAAACAGAATAGGGTCTGATGAAATATGGGACAGATCTGAGCAATCCCTGATGGAGCCCATGGACGCATTGGGTGTGAAGTATGCGATCAACAAGGGAGAGGGTGCATTCTATGGTCCTAAGTTAGAGTTTACCCTCAAGGATTCAATAGGTAGAGAGTGGCAGTGCGGCACCGTGCAGCTGGATTTTGTACTACCAGGTAGGCTGGATGCTTACTATATGGGTGAGGATGGGAAAAAGCACACCCCAGTTATAATACACCGAGCTATTCTGGGAACTATTGAGAGGTTTATTGGAATCCTAATCGAGCATTATGCAGGCAATATTCCCGCGTGGCTTGCCCCAGTACAGCTAGAAATACTCACCGTGAGTGGGGAGGTGGAAGAATACGCACGGGGTTTGATGGAAATGGCATTACAGGAAAATGTGCGAGTAGAATTAAACTCTACAGGGGAAAACATAAGTCACAAAATACGTAAAGCCATTTTTAACAAAGTACCAATAGTATGGGTGGTGGGGAAGAGCGAAGCGAGTGACTGTTGTGTGTCAGTAAGGCGCTACGGGTCGGGTGAGACTTGTCGAATGGCGGCCGGTAAAGCGTTGAAAACGCTGTTGACTTGTGTTAGCATGCGCTAG
- a CDS encoding CinA family protein gives MLIPEALITEAAACVQRLQQQGLKVSFAESCTGGLLAFVFSCVPGVSNVLFSSVVTYAIRSKHSILGVPQQEIDKYGVVSEEIAGMMAENVLKTLEDVDIAVSITGIAGATAHFTSQAPAVMDPETGVVHIGLAKRGSKAQTFRHDWEHLTRFEVQKAVVQKAIGLLALAASSQAQLGC, from the coding sequence ATGCTAATTCCGGAGGCCCTAATCACAGAGGCGGCCGCATGTGTACAGCGCTTGCAACAGCAGGGCCTAAAGGTCTCTTTTGCCGAATCCTGTACAGGGGGATTACTGGCATTCGTTTTTTCGTGCGTTCCTGGGGTTTCCAACGTTCTTTTTTCTTCTGTTGTGACCTACGCAATACGCTCGAAGCACTCTATACTTGGGGTTCCGCAGCAAGAAATAGATAAATACGGCGTTGTAAGCGAGGAAATCGCCGGTATGATGGCTGAAAATGTGCTAAAAACACTAGAGGATGTTGATATAGCAGTCTCGATAACTGGTATAGCTGGTGCTACTGCTCATTTCACAAGCCAAGCCCCCGCTGTCATGGATCCAGAGACTGGAGTTGTTCACATAGGGCTTGCCAAACGCGGTTCGAAGGCGCAAACATTCCGGCACGATTGGGAGCACCTCACACGGTTTGAAGTCCAAAAAGCAGTAGTACAAAAAGCCATAGGCCTGCTAGCACTGGCAGCATCCAGCCAAGCGCAGCTAGGATGTTGA
- the rplS gene encoding 50S ribosomal protein L19, with amino-acid sequence MSSILEEFNKRQIESLSGVERPHFLPGDTVKVGINVFDGVNWRVQTFEGVCIKKRNRGLHSSFILRKISYNESIQLQVFLHSPNIKSIEVVRYGRVRRAKLYYMLKLFGKAARIKEAGDTRKKRIASQRAASTS; translated from the coding sequence ATGAGTAGCATACTGGAAGAGTTCAACAAAAGGCAAATAGAGTCACTTTCTGGGGTTGAGAGGCCTCATTTTCTCCCTGGGGACACTGTTAAAGTCGGAATAAACGTTTTTGACGGAGTGAACTGGAGGGTTCAGACTTTTGAAGGCGTGTGTATAAAAAAACGCAATAGGGGTCTACATTCATCGTTCATTCTACGTAAGATAAGCTACAATGAAAGCATACAGTTACAAGTTTTCCTGCATTCTCCGAACATAAAGTCCATAGAGGTAGTGCGGTACGGTAGGGTGCGCAGGGCTAAACTGTATTACATGCTCAAGCTCTTCGGAAAAGCGGCAAGAATTAAAGAGGCTGGGGATACCCGTAAGAAGCGGATCGCTAGTCAGCGCGCTGCCTCAACATCCTAG